A window of the Streptomyces albireticuli genome harbors these coding sequences:
- a CDS encoding DUF4097 family beta strand repeat-containing protein — MRARPLRLLTAVVTAGIAVGGLSACGLTRENFEDDATLSQKITSVRLDTGSGGVTLRGKEGATEVRMHRYVEYGGDRPEGATHRVENGVLILNGCGEDCSVAYDIDLPAGLPVTGGTGSGAVKLSGAGAVKVTTGSGAIDLFDTLGPVDVRAGSGAITGRGLKGGPVEAETGSGAITLTVSSPQDVRAEAGSGAVTLTTPGSGRYQVTAETKSGGQDIAVPNDPSGTRRLQLKTGSGAITVKRS; from the coding sequence ATGCGTGCGCGTCCCCTGCGTCTGCTCACCGCCGTCGTGACGGCCGGAATCGCCGTCGGCGGCCTCAGCGCCTGCGGCCTGACCAGGGAGAACTTCGAGGACGACGCCACCCTGTCGCAGAAGATCACCTCCGTGCGGCTCGACACCGGCTCCGGCGGGGTGACCCTGCGCGGCAAGGAGGGGGCCACCGAGGTGAGGATGCACCGGTACGTGGAGTACGGCGGGGACCGCCCGGAAGGCGCGACGCACCGCGTGGAGAACGGTGTGCTGATCCTGAACGGCTGCGGCGAGGACTGCTCGGTGGCCTACGACATCGACCTGCCGGCGGGGCTGCCGGTGACGGGCGGGACCGGCAGCGGCGCGGTCAAGCTGTCCGGGGCGGGCGCCGTGAAGGTGACGACCGGCTCCGGGGCCATCGACCTGTTCGACACCCTCGGTCCGGTCGACGTGCGGGCCGGCAGCGGTGCGATCACCGGGCGCGGGCTCAAGGGCGGGCCCGTCGAGGCCGAGACCGGCAGCGGTGCCATCACGCTCACCGTCTCCTCGCCCCAGGACGTACGGGCGGAGGCCGGCAGCGGTGCCGTCACCCTGACCACCCCGGGCAGCGGGCGGTACCAGGTGACCGCCGAGACCAAGAGCGGCGGCCAGGACATCGCCGTGCCCAACGACCCGTCGGGCACGCGCCGGCTCCAGCTGAAGACCGGCAGCGGGGCCATCACGGTCAAGCGCTCCTGA
- a CDS encoding aminoglycoside N(3)-acetyltransferase, with product MSTTPVTGPLCTRASLAAELRALGVRPGETLLAHTSLSSLGWVSGGAPAVVLALLDVLGEDGTLVVPTHSGDNSDPSEWCNPPVPEAWWEDIRASIPAYDPRTTPGYGIGIVPETVRTWPGAVRSAHPQTSFAAVGPRATALVDGHALDCRLGERSPLARLEEAGARVLLLGAGYASCTAFHLAEYRLPEPPLIENSFAVMTPRGRRWSTVRDTAISEEGFAGLGAAFERERPVVRGAVGAAEARLFPLADAVAYAEDRLAAHRPPTASA from the coding sequence ATGTCGACGACTCCTGTGACCGGCCCCCTGTGTACGCGCGCGTCGCTCGCCGCCGAGCTGCGGGCGCTGGGCGTACGCCCCGGTGAGACGCTCCTGGCACACACCTCCCTCAGCTCGCTCGGGTGGGTGTCCGGCGGCGCGCCCGCGGTCGTCCTGGCACTGCTCGACGTCCTGGGCGAGGACGGGACGCTCGTGGTGCCCACGCACTCCGGTGACAACTCCGACCCCTCGGAATGGTGCAACCCGCCCGTGCCCGAGGCGTGGTGGGAGGACATCCGCGCGTCGATCCCGGCCTACGACCCGCGCACCACCCCCGGCTACGGCATCGGGATCGTCCCGGAGACCGTCCGCACCTGGCCGGGCGCCGTCCGCAGCGCCCATCCGCAGACCTCTTTCGCCGCCGTGGGCCCGCGGGCCACCGCGTTGGTGGACGGTCACGCCCTCGACTGCCGGCTCGGGGAACGCAGCCCGCTCGCCCGGCTGGAGGAAGCCGGGGCACGGGTCCTCCTGCTGGGCGCCGGCTACGCCTCGTGCACGGCGTTCCATCTGGCCGAGTACCGGCTCCCCGAGCCGCCGCTGATCGAGAACTCCTTCGCGGTCATGACGCCGCGGGGCCGCCGGTGGAGCACCGTGCGCGACACCGCGATCAGCGAGGAGGGGTTCGCCGGGCTGGGCGCCGCCTTCGAGAGGGAACGGCCGGTGGTACGGGGCGCGGTGGGGGCGGCCGAGGCCCGGCTGTTCCCCCTGGCCGACGCCGTCGCGTACGCGGAGGACCGGCTGGCCGCGCACCGGCCGCCCACGGCCTCCGCCTGA